In one window of Protaetiibacter larvae DNA:
- a CDS encoding hemolysin family protein, giving the protein MIGLFIAAAVLAVAFGGLLAAVDAALSVLSRTDLVDLAAHHRARKSLLAISADIGAHVNAVNFMRVVSESFAAVLVTLTFAEVLEQWWWVLLASAIVMTGTSFVLVGSSPRSVGRAHAKGVVSFSALIVRAVRVILGPVADALVALGNRVTPGRPKTAVTFSSEEQLLSMVDEATELEVLEEDDRELIHSIFEWGDTVVREVMVPRTDMVTIDADASIGAALGQFFRTGVSRIPVIGKDADEVLGVLYLRDVARISHEQPLDAASIAVSELARPAVFIPESKKADDTLRQMQLDRAHLAMVVDEYGGIAGLVTLEDLIEELVGDISDEYDRDLDEIEQVADGVYRVSARLAVDELGDLFGLELDDDDVDSVGGLLTKGLGRLPVPGSTATVSGLVLTAERTEGRRKHLTTVIVERDAALLEAEDAFAADAGTETTKVEEKKR; this is encoded by the coding sequence GTGATCGGGCTGTTCATCGCCGCCGCCGTGCTCGCGGTCGCCTTCGGCGGCCTGCTCGCGGCGGTCGACGCGGCCCTCTCGGTGCTGTCGCGCACCGATCTCGTGGATCTCGCGGCACATCACCGCGCACGGAAGTCGCTGCTCGCGATCTCGGCCGACATCGGCGCGCACGTCAACGCGGTCAACTTCATGCGCGTCGTGTCGGAGTCGTTCGCGGCGGTGCTCGTGACGCTCACCTTCGCCGAGGTGCTCGAACAGTGGTGGTGGGTGCTGCTGGCGAGCGCCATCGTCATGACGGGCACCTCCTTCGTGCTCGTCGGCTCGAGCCCGCGCAGCGTCGGGCGCGCGCACGCGAAGGGGGTCGTGTCGTTCTCGGCGCTCATCGTGCGGGCGGTGCGGGTCATCCTGGGGCCGGTCGCGGATGCCCTCGTCGCGCTCGGCAACCGGGTCACCCCGGGGCGCCCCAAGACCGCGGTGACCTTCTCGAGCGAGGAGCAGCTGCTGTCGATGGTCGATGAGGCCACCGAGCTCGAGGTGCTCGAGGAGGACGACCGCGAGCTCATCCATTCGATCTTCGAGTGGGGCGACACCGTGGTGCGCGAGGTGATGGTCCCGCGCACCGACATGGTCACGATCGACGCGGACGCATCCATCGGCGCGGCCCTCGGCCAGTTCTTCCGCACCGGCGTCTCGCGCATCCCGGTGATCGGCAAGGACGCCGACGAGGTGCTCGGCGTGCTTTACCTGCGGGATGTGGCGCGCATCAGCCACGAGCAGCCGCTCGATGCCGCATCCATCGCGGTGAGCGAGCTCGCGCGTCCCGCGGTGTTCATCCCGGAGTCGAAGAAGGCCGACGACACCCTGCGGCAGATGCAGCTCGACCGGGCGCACCTCGCGATGGTCGTGGACGAGTACGGCGGCATCGCGGGACTCGTCACCCTCGAGGACCTCATCGAGGAGCTCGTGGGCGACATCTCGGACGAGTACGACCGCGACCTCGACGAGATCGAGCAGGTGGCCGACGGCGTGTACCGGGTGAGCGCCCGACTCGCGGTCGACGAACTGGGCGACCTGTTCGGGCTCGAACTCGACGACGACGACGTGGACTCGGTGGGCGGGCTGCTCACGAAGGGGCTCGGGCGCCTCCCGGTTCCGGGATCGACCGCCACGGTGTCGGGGCTCGTCCTCACCGCCGAGCGCACGGAGGGGCGACGCAAGCACCTCACGACCGTCATCGTCGAGCGGGACGCCGCCCTCCTCGAGGCGGAGGACGCCTTCGCGGCCGACGCGGGCACCGAGACGACCAAGGTGGAGGAGAAGAAGCGATGA
- a CDS encoding response regulator, with product MTSPIRVALVDDQALFRTGIRMLVSSQADLEFAGEAGDGLEGVALAARVQPDVVLMDIRMPVMDGIESTERILSAADAAGRESPRVIVLTTFDLDEAATRAIRAGASGFLLKDSDPEFLLAAIRTVHAGTAVIAPSATRELFEHFDSRGASVSEPPEFGALTARERDIFLLAGRGLSNSEIARSEFVSEATVKTHISRILAKLGLRDRVQLVVYAFEHRLLD from the coding sequence ATGACCTCCCCGATCCGCGTCGCGCTCGTCGACGACCAGGCGCTGTTCCGCACCGGCATCCGGATGCTCGTGAGCTCGCAGGCGGACCTGGAGTTCGCGGGCGAGGCGGGTGACGGTCTCGAGGGGGTGGCGCTCGCGGCGCGGGTGCAGCCCGACGTCGTGCTCATGGACATCCGGATGCCTGTCATGGACGGCATCGAGTCGACCGAACGCATCCTCTCCGCCGCCGACGCGGCGGGCCGCGAGAGTCCGCGGGTGATCGTGCTCACCACCTTCGACCTGGACGAGGCGGCCACGCGCGCCATCCGGGCGGGGGCGAGCGGGTTCCTGCTGAAGGACTCCGACCCCGAGTTCCTGCTCGCCGCGATCCGCACGGTGCACGCGGGGACCGCGGTGATCGCGCCCTCGGCGACGCGCGAGCTGTTCGAGCACTTCGACTCGCGTGGTGCATCCGTGAGCGAGCCGCCGGAGTTCGGGGCGCTCACCGCCCGGGAACGCGACATCTTCCTGCTGGCGGGCCGCGGCCTGAGCAACTCGGAGATCGCGCGCAGCGAGTTCGTCTCGGAGGCCACCGTGAAGACCCACATCTCGCGCATCCTCGCGAAACTGGGGCTGCGGGACCGCGTGCAGCTCGTCGTCTACGCCTTCGAGCACCGCCTGCTCGACTGA
- the era gene encoding GTPase Era: MTETAPGFRAGFATFVGRPNVGKSTLTNALVGEKVAITSPKPQTTRSAIRGIVHTGGGQLVIVDTPGIHRPRTLLGERLNAVVTSILGDVDVIGFCLPADEKIGPGDRFINEQLDRFPRAKKVAIVTKIDAVPRPAVAEQLLAISELRDWEAIVPVSATSRIQLDTLLTQLIGLLPESPPLYPDDAVTDETLEHRIAELIREAALEGVSDELPHSLAVTIDDIVERDDKELVEVYANLWVERDSQKGIIIGKGGARLQEVGARARAGIEPLVGSQVYLNLRVKVAPNWQRDPKHLSRLGF; this comes from the coding sequence ATGACCGAGACCGCACCCGGATTCCGCGCGGGCTTCGCCACCTTCGTGGGGCGCCCGAACGTGGGCAAGTCGACGCTCACCAACGCGCTCGTCGGCGAGAAGGTGGCGATCACCTCGCCCAAGCCGCAGACCACGCGATCCGCCATCCGCGGCATCGTGCACACGGGCGGCGGGCAGCTCGTGATCGTCGACACCCCCGGCATCCACCGGCCCCGCACCCTGCTGGGCGAGCGGCTCAACGCCGTGGTCACCTCGATCCTGGGCGACGTGGACGTGATCGGCTTCTGCCTGCCGGCCGACGAGAAGATCGGCCCGGGCGATCGCTTCATCAACGAGCAGCTCGACCGGTTCCCGCGGGCGAAGAAGGTGGCGATCGTGACCAAGATCGACGCCGTGCCGCGGCCCGCGGTGGCCGAGCAGCTGCTCGCGATCAGCGAGCTGCGCGACTGGGAGGCGATCGTGCCGGTGTCGGCGACGAGCCGCATCCAGCTCGACACCCTGCTCACCCAGCTCATCGGGCTGCTGCCGGAGTCGCCGCCGCTGTATCCGGACGACGCCGTCACCGACGAGACGCTCGAGCACCGCATCGCCGAGCTCATCCGCGAGGCGGCGCTCGAGGGGGTCTCCGACGAGCTGCCGCACTCGCTCGCGGTGACGATCGACGACATCGTGGAGCGCGACGACAAGGAGCTCGTCGAGGTGTACGCGAACCTGTGGGTGGAGCGCGACAGCCAGAAGGGCATCATCATCGGCAAGGGCGGCGCCCGCCTGCAGGAGGTGGGCGCCCGTGCCCGCGCCGGCATCGAGCCCCTGGTCGGCAGCCAGGTCTACCTGAACCTGCGCGTCAAGGTCGCCCCCAACTGGCAGCGCGATCCCAAGCACCTCTCCCGCCTCGGCTTCTAG
- a CDS encoding ABC transporter permease: MAAVSTSTGLREHGSSILVAGLSAAFGVALLQVTGALTDVIRADDVLGASATVTAILGIIAVVFLVIAVYVGSIVTANTFATIVAGRARLIALLRLVGASARAQRRAVAREGLVVGALGSAAGAVVGTAIALGLERTGVALGWLPDVAHDWFRPMLLVPVVVVVLTTWLASWIGSRRVLSVTPLQAIGGSQPLSHEAVRARPARNAVAIALIVIGSGLLVLGMLVGLVNPLGVLIGLVGGVLSFSGVVSGAHLFMPPALRLVGRILGRSPSARLAAANAVRYPERASRTTIGVVIGVTLVTMFGVAIASFRTLIAQAQEAQPEVYQGMDALLDALTAVFSILVGVSALIAAVGLVNALSLSVLQRTRELGLLRALGFSRSQLRRMVLAESVQLTATAVVVGLLLGTFYGWAGAQSLLGSAQGMPGIVAPGVPWATIGAVVVAAAVLTIVATVAPARRAARLAPVAALAVD, translated from the coding sequence ATGGCCGCCGTGTCGACCTCGACGGGCCTGCGCGAGCACGGTTCCTCGATCCTCGTGGCGGGGCTCTCCGCCGCGTTCGGCGTCGCCCTGCTGCAGGTGACGGGTGCGCTCACCGACGTGATCCGCGCCGACGACGTGCTGGGCGCGAGCGCGACCGTCACGGCGATCCTCGGGATCATCGCCGTCGTGTTCCTGGTGATCGCGGTCTACGTCGGCTCGATCGTTACGGCCAACACCTTCGCGACGATCGTGGCCGGTCGCGCGCGACTCATCGCCCTGCTGCGGCTCGTGGGCGCGAGTGCGCGGGCGCAGCGCCGCGCGGTGGCCCGTGAGGGGCTGGTGGTGGGCGCGCTGGGATCGGCGGCCGGCGCGGTCGTCGGCACGGCGATCGCGCTCGGGCTGGAGCGGACGGGGGTCGCGCTGGGATGGCTTCCGGATGTCGCGCACGACTGGTTCCGTCCGATGCTGCTCGTGCCGGTCGTGGTCGTCGTGCTGACCACCTGGCTCGCCTCGTGGATCGGGTCGCGGCGGGTGCTGAGCGTCACGCCCCTGCAGGCGATCGGCGGCTCGCAACCGCTGTCGCACGAGGCGGTCCGGGCGCGCCCTGCCCGCAATGCGGTGGCGATCGCGCTCATCGTGATCGGCTCCGGCCTGCTGGTGCTCGGCATGCTGGTGGGCCTCGTGAACCCGCTCGGTGTGCTCATCGGGCTCGTCGGCGGCGTGCTGTCGTTCTCGGGGGTCGTGTCCGGTGCCCACCTGTTCATGCCGCCCGCGCTGCGCCTCGTGGGGCGCATCCTGGGTCGCTCCCCGTCGGCCCGCCTCGCGGCCGCGAACGCCGTGCGCTACCCGGAGCGGGCATCCCGCACCACGATCGGCGTCGTGATCGGGGTGACCCTCGTCACGATGTTCGGGGTGGCGATCGCGAGCTTCCGCACGCTCATCGCGCAGGCGCAGGAGGCGCAGCCGGAGGTGTACCAGGGCATGGATGCGCTGCTCGACGCGCTCACCGCCGTGTTCTCGATCCTCGTGGGGGTGAGCGCCCTCATCGCCGCGGTCGGCCTCGTGAACGCCCTGTCGCTGAGCGTGCTGCAGCGCACCCGCGAGCTGGGGCTGCTGCGGGCGCTCGGGTTCTCGAGGAGCCAGCTGCGCCGGATGGTGCTCGCCGAGAGCGTGCAGCTCACCGCCACCGCGGTCGTGGTGGGGCTGCTGCTCGGCACCTTCTACGGCTGGGCGGGTGCGCAGTCGCTGCTCGGCTCGGCGCAGGGCATGCCGGGGATCGTCGCCCCCGGGGTGCCGTGGGCGACGATCGGCGCGGTCGTGGTCGCCGCCGCCGTGCTGACGATCGTGGCCACCGTCGCGCCCGCCCGCCGGGCCGCTCGGCTCGCACCTGTGGCGGCGCTCGCCGTCGACTGA
- a CDS encoding nucleotide disphospho-sugar-binding domain-containing protein, translating to MTTVLLGAIPFEGHVAPMLGVARRFTELDIRVRFLTGAAFADRVRATGAEFLPLPAEADQLESDVVRDIDERRLSGTAALRENLDRVFIRPAAAQYRALLAAIAEEPVDAVLTESGFSGSAGLLHTPGHPPVVVCGILPLGVGSRDVAPFGLGLAPDASPLGRIRNRVLAWAMQHVLFRENQRSADAAMREMTGHDMGGFFLDWPRYADAIAQFTVPSFEYPRSDGPAKLRFFGPVSRLAPSDHARPSWWHDLDGGTPVVHVTQGTVANENLGELIRPTLDALAEEDVLVVVSTGGKPVAELGELPANARAAEMLPYAELMPRVDVFVTNGGYGGLHYALERGVPIVVAGDTEDKPETAARVAWAGVGVNLRTGTPTASAIRDAVREVLADDRYARASARIGAEIQASSGVDGLADLIRSLSPRATLA from the coding sequence ATGACCACCGTCCTCCTCGGCGCGATCCCCTTCGAGGGGCACGTCGCCCCCATGCTCGGCGTCGCCCGCCGGTTCACCGAACTCGACATCCGCGTCCGCTTCCTCACCGGCGCCGCCTTCGCCGACCGCGTGCGCGCCACCGGCGCCGAGTTCCTCCCCTTGCCCGCCGAAGCGGACCAGCTCGAGAGTGACGTCGTACGCGACATCGACGAGCGTCGCCTGAGCGGGACGGCGGCATTGCGCGAGAACCTCGACCGGGTGTTCATCCGGCCTGCGGCCGCCCAGTATCGGGCGCTGCTCGCCGCCATCGCCGAGGAGCCGGTCGACGCCGTGCTCACCGAGTCCGGGTTCTCCGGGAGTGCGGGGCTCCTCCACACCCCGGGACACCCCCCGGTCGTGGTCTGCGGGATCCTCCCCCTCGGAGTCGGCAGCCGCGACGTGGCGCCGTTCGGCCTCGGCCTCGCGCCCGACGCGAGCCCGCTCGGGCGCATCCGGAATCGCGTGCTCGCCTGGGCCATGCAGCACGTGCTGTTCCGCGAGAACCAGCGCAGCGCGGACGCGGCGATGCGCGAGATGACCGGACACGACATGGGCGGCTTCTTCCTCGACTGGCCGCGGTACGCCGACGCGATCGCCCAGTTCACGGTGCCGTCGTTCGAGTACCCGCGCAGCGACGGTCCCGCGAAGCTGCGATTCTTCGGCCCCGTCTCACGGCTCGCCCCCTCGGATCACGCCCGGCCATCGTGGTGGCACGACCTCGACGGCGGCACGCCCGTGGTGCACGTCACCCAGGGCACCGTCGCCAACGAGAACCTCGGCGAGCTCATCCGCCCCACCCTCGACGCCCTCGCCGAGGAGGACGTGCTGGTCGTGGTCAGCACGGGCGGCAAACCCGTCGCCGAGCTCGGCGAGCTGCCCGCCAACGCCCGCGCAGCCGAAATGCTCCCCTACGCCGAGCTCATGCCGCGCGTCGACGTCTTCGTCACCAACGGCGGCTACGGCGGCCTGCACTACGCGCTCGAGCGCGGTGTGCCGATCGTGGTGGCGGGCGACACCGAGGACAAGCCCGAGACCGCGGCACGGGTCGCGTGGGCGGGGGTCGGCGTGAACCTCCGGACCGGCACGCCCACCGCATCCGCCATCCGCGATGCCGTGCGGGAGGTGCTCGCCGACGACCGCTACGCGCGCGCGAGCGCCCGGATCGGCGCGGAGATCCAGGCGTCGAGCGGGGTCGACGGTCTCGCCGACCTCATCCGCTCGCTGAGTCCCCGCGCCACCCTCGCGTGA
- the leuA gene encoding 2-isopropylmalate synthase — protein sequence MKNTQTPSSMPIHRYRPYHEQFRVELPDRTWPDTRIEKAPLWCAVDLRDGNQALIDPMSPERKRIMFDLLVRMGYKQIEVGFPSASQTDFDFVRQLIEEGLIPDDVTIQVLTQARDHLIERTYESIRGAKNVIVHLYNSTSVLQRDVVFRTDRQGVIDIALHGARKCRELEATVPGTNVFYEYSPESYTGTELEFAVEVCNQVIEVFEPTPERKVIINLPSTVEMATPNVYADSIEWMSRHLAHRENVILSLHPHNDRGTAIAAAELGYQAGADRIEGCLFGNGERTGNVDLVALGINLFTQGIDPQIDFSDLDAIRVTAEYCNQLKVHERSPWAGDLVYTAFSGSHQDAIKKGFESMEAEAARRGVPVTELEWAVPYLPVDPKDLGRGYEAVVRVNSQSGKGGVAYLLKTDHALDLPRKLQIEFSAVVQAKTDAEGGEVTSEQIWEIFQDEYLPAADPTDKWGRYELLSTRTASELTGVVSLDLRWRVGEEVSDVHGEGNGPIAAFLGILAAQGHEIKLYDYVEHALSASGDAQAAAYVELQVGDKRLWGVGIDADISTASLKAVVSAVNRAVRHESGDLALAAV from the coding sequence ATGAAGAACACCCAGACCCCCTCCTCGATGCCGATCCACCGGTATCGCCCGTACCACGAGCAGTTCCGCGTCGAGCTGCCGGATCGCACCTGGCCCGACACGCGCATCGAGAAGGCGCCCCTGTGGTGCGCCGTCGACCTCCGTGACGGCAACCAGGCCCTCATCGACCCGATGAGCCCCGAACGCAAGCGCATCATGTTCGACCTGCTGGTGCGGATGGGCTACAAGCAGATCGAGGTGGGCTTCCCCTCGGCGAGCCAGACCGACTTCGACTTCGTGCGGCAGCTCATCGAGGAAGGCCTCATCCCGGACGACGTCACCATCCAGGTGCTCACCCAGGCGCGCGACCACCTCATCGAGCGCACCTACGAGTCGATCCGCGGCGCCAAGAACGTGATCGTGCACCTCTACAACTCGACGAGCGTGCTGCAGCGCGACGTCGTGTTCCGCACCGACCGGCAGGGGGTCATCGACATCGCCCTGCACGGCGCGCGGAAGTGCCGCGAGCTCGAGGCGACCGTGCCCGGAACCAACGTCTTCTACGAGTACTCGCCGGAGAGCTACACCGGCACCGAGCTCGAGTTCGCGGTGGAGGTCTGCAACCAGGTGATCGAGGTGTTCGAGCCGACCCCCGAGCGCAAGGTCATCATCAACCTGCCCTCGACCGTCGAGATGGCCACCCCGAACGTCTACGCCGACTCGATCGAGTGGATGAGCCGCCACCTCGCCCACCGCGAGAACGTCATCCTGAGCCTGCACCCCCACAACGACCGCGGCACCGCGATCGCGGCGGCGGAGCTCGGCTACCAGGCCGGCGCCGACCGCATCGAGGGATGCCTGTTCGGCAACGGGGAGCGCACCGGCAACGTCGACCTCGTCGCGCTCGGCATCAACCTGTTCACCCAGGGCATCGATCCGCAGATCGACTTCTCCGACCTCGACGCGATCCGGGTGACCGCCGAGTACTGCAACCAGCTGAAGGTGCACGAGCGCAGCCCGTGGGCGGGCGACCTCGTGTACACGGCCTTCTCGGGCTCCCACCAGGACGCCATCAAGAAGGGCTTCGAGTCGATGGAGGCCGAGGCCGCGCGCCGTGGCGTCCCGGTGACCGAGCTCGAGTGGGCGGTGCCCTACCTGCCGGTCGACCCGAAGGATCTGGGCCGCGGCTACGAGGCCGTCGTGCGCGTCAACTCGCAGTCGGGCAAGGGCGGGGTCGCCTACCTGCTCAAGACCGACCACGCCCTCGACCTGCCCCGCAAGCTGCAGATCGAGTTCAGCGCCGTCGTGCAGGCGAAGACGGACGCCGAGGGCGGCGAGGTCACGAGCGAGCAGATCTGGGAGATCTTCCAGGACGAGTACCTGCCGGCCGCCGACCCGACCGACAAGTGGGGCCGCTACGAACTGCTCTCGACCCGCACCGCGAGCGAGCTCACGGGCGTGGTGAGCCTCGACCTGCGCTGGCGCGTGGGCGAGGAGGTCTCGGACGTGCACGGCGAGGGGAACGGACCCATCGCGGCGTTCCTCGGCATCCTGGCGGCGCAGGGCCACGAGATCAAGCTCTACGACTACGTCGAGCACGCGCTCAGCGCCTCCGGCGACGCGCAGGCGGCCGCCTACGTCGAGCTGCAGGTGGGCGACAAGCGACTGTGGGGCGTGGGCATCGACGCCGACATCTCGACGGCGTCCCTCAAGGCGGTCGTGTCGGCGGTCAACCGCGCGGTGCGCCACGAGTCGGGCGACCTGGCCCTCGCCGCCGTCTGA
- a CDS encoding sensor histidine kinase, with product MFRRLTTTQLVVDIIVAVAFLGLSVVMIYGVRVSYGGISDSGLWQAIVLIGMSGALALRRLAPGLALGVAWITAVTQMLAGVVPNPANLATFAVVYAAAAYGTSLVRWLALASALVAPVTITFYVLFTQGFGDLSFCLQFQYAYCASYVPELAGRAVGWFVAFAFSFLLAWTIGQLVRTRIRARASREATIAAELEIAAEQERTRIARDMHDVVAHSLAVVVAQADGARYVAETDPDATREALRAIATTAREALADVRVLLAQLRFPQEDGPQPTLVDLDRLYGQVRQSGLSLVEETTGTPLALGAAQQLAVYRIVQESLTNALRHADTAKDVLVRFDWTRYGLEIGIQSALPELKPRTGVIHLASAAHEGHGIAGMTERAALTGGWLRTRTESGRFIVTAWLPVAQATTLEPPPFPTANPEPAR from the coding sequence ATGTTCCGGCGGCTCACGACGACCCAGCTCGTCGTCGACATCATCGTCGCCGTCGCGTTCCTCGGGTTGAGCGTCGTCATGATCTACGGGGTCCGCGTGAGCTACGGCGGGATCTCCGACAGCGGGCTCTGGCAGGCGATCGTGCTGATCGGGATGTCGGGTGCCCTCGCGCTGCGCCGCCTCGCACCGGGTCTCGCCCTCGGCGTGGCGTGGATCACCGCCGTGACGCAGATGCTCGCAGGTGTCGTGCCGAATCCCGCCAACCTCGCGACCTTCGCGGTGGTCTACGCGGCCGCGGCCTACGGCACCTCGCTCGTGCGCTGGCTCGCCCTCGCCTCCGCCCTCGTCGCACCCGTGACGATCACCTTCTACGTGCTCTTCACGCAGGGCTTCGGGGATCTCAGCTTCTGTCTGCAGTTCCAGTACGCCTATTGCGCGAGCTATGTGCCCGAGCTCGCCGGGCGCGCGGTCGGCTGGTTCGTCGCGTTCGCCTTCTCCTTCCTGCTCGCCTGGACGATCGGGCAACTCGTGCGCACCCGCATCCGCGCGCGCGCGAGCCGGGAGGCGACGATCGCCGCCGAGCTCGAGATCGCCGCCGAGCAGGAGCGCACGCGGATCGCGCGCGACATGCACGACGTGGTGGCGCATTCGCTCGCCGTGGTGGTCGCTCAGGCCGATGGGGCGCGCTACGTCGCCGAGACCGATCCGGACGCCACCCGCGAGGCGCTGCGGGCGATCGCGACGACCGCACGCGAGGCGCTCGCCGACGTGCGCGTGCTGCTCGCCCAGCTGCGCTTCCCCCAGGAGGACGGCCCGCAGCCGACCCTCGTCGACCTCGACCGCCTGTACGGCCAGGTCCGGCAGTCGGGCCTCAGCCTCGTGGAGGAGACCACGGGCACCCCGCTGGCGCTCGGTGCAGCCCAGCAGCTCGCGGTGTACCGCATCGTGCAGGAGTCGCTCACCAACGCGCTGCGCCACGCCGACACGGCGAAGGACGTGCTCGTGCGCTTCGACTGGACGCGCTACGGCCTCGAGATCGGCATCCAGAGCGCGCTGCCCGAGTTGAAGCCCCGCACGGGCGTCATCCACCTCGCGTCCGCGGCCCACGAGGGCCACGGCATCGCGGGCATGACCGAGCGCGCCGCCCTCACGGGGGGCTGGCTCCGGACGCGCACCGAATCCGGACGCTTCATCGTGACCGCGTGGCTCCCCGTCGCGCAGGCGACCACCCTCGAACCGCCGCCGTTCCCGACCGCGAACCCGGAGCCCGCCCGATGA
- a CDS encoding TetR/AcrR family transcriptional regulator, translated as MPTDTRRYSSELREQQAAQTRQRIVEAAVVRFGQNGYERTTLAEIAAEAKVSVETVRAHGPKSALVLAAVECVSYDHEVQPFIESELGQGYLAQTDPESYLDHAVRVSLEINKLSFGAYAALASAAAGDPELDRALTARLALAREEIDQLVGICIDRGWARTDLPRDELVASVWVLVMPETYERLVHRAGFDDERYLAWLRRSLAETIRPRG; from the coding sequence ATGCCGACCGACACCCGCCGATACAGCTCCGAGCTCCGCGAGCAGCAGGCTGCCCAGACGCGCCAGCGCATCGTGGAGGCGGCGGTCGTGCGGTTCGGCCAGAACGGGTACGAGCGCACGACGCTCGCCGAGATCGCCGCGGAGGCGAAGGTGTCGGTCGAGACCGTCCGCGCGCACGGCCCCAAGTCGGCCCTCGTGCTCGCGGCGGTCGAGTGCGTCAGCTACGACCACGAAGTCCAGCCGTTCATCGAGAGCGAGCTCGGCCAGGGCTACCTCGCCCAGACGGATCCGGAGTCGTACCTCGATCACGCGGTGCGGGTCAGCCTCGAGATCAACAAGCTCAGCTTCGGCGCGTACGCCGCGCTCGCGAGTGCCGCCGCCGGCGATCCCGAGCTCGATCGCGCGCTCACCGCGCGTCTCGCCCTCGCGCGCGAGGAGATCGACCAGCTCGTGGGGATCTGCATCGATCGGGGCTGGGCGCGCACCGACCTGCCCCGGGACGAGCTCGTGGCATCCGTCTGGGTTCTCGTCATGCCGGAGACCTACGAGCGTCTCGTGCACCGGGCCGGATTCGACGACGAGCGCTACCTCGCCTGGCTGCGCCGCTCGCTC
- a CDS encoding ABC transporter ATP-binding protein — protein MDLTTSIPTVTGNPAAASLVARVENLTKSYGAHLSRVDALREVTLGIRRGEFTAVMGPSGSGKSTLMHIMAGLDSPTAGRVWLGDSEIGSLGDDQLTLLRRRRVGFVFQAFNLVPTLDVEGNLLLPFELDGRTPSPQERAWIDELETVLGLDSRLSHRPHELSGGQQQRVAIARALVTRPELVFADEPTGNLDSRTGREVLQVLQSAARGYGQSIAMVTHDPVAASFADRVLFLADGRLVDDRSGMSAAEIANYMLAMDQAA, from the coding sequence ATGGACCTCACCACCAGCATCCCCACCGTCACCGGCAATCCCGCCGCCGCGAGCCTCGTCGCCCGCGTCGAGAACCTCACGAAGAGCTACGGCGCCCACCTCTCCCGGGTCGACGCCCTGCGGGAGGTGACCCTCGGCATCCGCCGCGGGGAGTTCACCGCGGTCATGGGGCCGTCGGGCTCCGGCAAGTCGACGCTCATGCACATCATGGCCGGCCTCGACTCGCCCACTGCGGGCCGGGTCTGGCTCGGCGACAGCGAGATCGGCTCGCTCGGCGACGACCAGCTGACGCTGCTGCGCCGTCGCCGCGTCGGCTTCGTCTTCCAGGCGTTCAACCTCGTGCCCACGCTCGATGTCGAAGGCAACCTGCTGCTGCCGTTCGAGCTCGACGGTCGCACCCCGAGCCCGCAGGAGCGCGCCTGGATCGACGAGCTCGAGACGGTGCTCGGCCTCGACTCCCGCCTGAGCCACCGTCCGCACGAGCTCTCCGGCGGCCAGCAGCAGCGCGTCGCCATCGCGCGGGCCCTCGTGACCCGACCCGAGCTGGTGTTCGCCGACGAGCCCACCGGCAACCTCGACTCCCGCACGGGCCGCGAGGTGCTTCAGGTGCTGCAGTCGGCGGCCCGCGGCTACGGCCAGTCGATCGCCATGGTCACCCACGACCCGGTGGCGGCGAGCTTCGCCGACCGGGTCTTGTTCCTCGCCGACGGCCGTCTCGTGGACGACCGCTCCGGGATGTCGGCCGCCGAGATCGCGAACTACATGCTCGCGATGGACCAGGCCGCCTGA